The proteins below are encoded in one region of Pleuronectes platessa chromosome 14, fPlePla1.1, whole genome shotgun sequence:
- the gulp1a gene encoding PTB domain-containing engulfment adapter protein 1 (The sequence of the model RefSeq protein was modified relative to this genomic sequence to represent the inferred CDS: added 95 bases not found in genome assembly), translating into YIPYNVKFLGNTEVEAPKGTEVVKDAVRKLKFQRHIKKSEGQKTPKVELQISIYGVKILDLKTKDVQHNCQLHRISFCADDKTDKRIFTFICKDSESNKHLCFVFDSEKCAEEITLTIGQAFDLAYKKFLESGGKDVETRKQIGTLQKRIQELESENSELKQQLQDLEEQLMITHSPPPLHINASNEAYMLQRPSSLFWCHSLKSLSCLEISSVTLTPMSSPESNLSSGLLTPPPAKPAPLPPKPAEGCSIPRPRGGSISIKPQTSTDVFDMVPFSPVTPLVPTVASNGCPPPPPTTLPPDIRKDLFGSEPFDPFTCGSADFPPDIQSKLDEMQEGFKMGLTLEGAVFSLDPLDSRC; encoded by the exons TTTCAGAGGCACATCAAGAAGTCGGAGGGACAGAAGACTCCCAAAGTGGAACTGCAGATTTCCATTTATGGCGTGAAAATACTAGATCTCAAGACAAAA GATGTGCAGCACAACTGTCAGCTCCACCGGATATCCTTCTGTGCAGACGACAAGACGGACAAAAGAATATTCACTTTCATCTGCAAAGACTCCGAGTCCAACAAACACCTCTGCTTCGTGTTTGACAGTGAAAAGTGT GCAGAGGAGATCACTCTAACCATCGGCCAGGCCTTTGACCTGGCCTACAAGAAGTTCCTGGAGTCTGGAGGCAAAGACGTGGAAACCAGGAAACAGATCGGGACCCTTCAGAAAAGA ATTCAGGAACTGGAATCAGAAAACTCTGAGCTcaagcagcagcttcaggatcTTGAAGAGCAGCTGATGATCACTCACTCTCCACCG cCGCTGCACATTAACGCCTCCAACGAAGCGTACATGCTGCAGAGGCCCTCGTCTCTCTTCTGGTGTCACAGCCTCAAGTCACTGTCCTGTCTGGAGATCTCCTCTGTCACTCTCACCCCTATGAGCTCGCCGGAGTCCAACCTGTCCAGCGGGCTACTAACTCCTCCGCCTGCCaaacctgctcctcttcctcctaagCCTGCTGAGGGATGCAGCATCCCGCGGCCTCGC GGAGGCAGTATCTCCATAAAACCACAGACGTCCACTGACGTCTTCGACATGGTTCCCTTCTCCCCTGTGACACCACTGGTGCCCACAGTGGCCAGTAACGGCTGCCCGCCACCACCGCCGACCACATTGCCACCAGATATAA ggaAGGACTTGTTTGGTTCAGAGCCTTTCGACCCGTTCACCTGCGGCTCGGCCGACTTCCCCCCCGACATCCAGTCGAAGCTGGATGAGATGCAG GAGGGGTTCAAAATGGGACTGACCCTGGAGGGCGCCGTGTTCTCCCTGGACCCGCTCGACAGCCGCTGCTGA